TGCAAGCCGCGCTGGGGTGAGGTGCTGCTTTCCAGCTCTTGTTtttccaccgctgcctctcaTTGTCGAAAAAATCATCTTTGGCAGAGCAAAAGACGATTCAGTGAGAGGGTTGTTAAATCTCCCTTTCTAGATTTCCTTTTTGGTAGCGTCTGCGGTCGACACCTGAGCATGCTTGCACAAAGAACCCTGCTGACGTCGTctgagggaggggaagtgaTGGAATGAAGGGGAGGCGCGCTGAACCCTACTTGTGCTGCGTGTACGTCTCAGTGTATGCGAGCACAGATGTGTCTGGGTTAATTTCAAGAGCCCGGGACGAGACGGACAGCCAGAGGGCTACAATGGTGCACACCTAGACATCTCACCTATGCAGTTGTATGCGCAGAAGATTTAACCCCGCCGAGAAAAGTGACGCCCAGTGTGGACTCCACGGTAGGTGCCATTAGTGGGGAGCCCGATGGACCCGCCAATGGCCTTGAAGAGAGCATACGTCACTGCAAAGGGGACGGAGCTTTTAAATGTGGTACGCAGAGCTCCGTTgaaaaagaagcgcaagcCTTCCTCTCGCGCCATAGAACGAAAAACACCTCCTGCCTCACGAAAGACAGCTGCCTCAGCCGCCACATAATCCCGTAGTGTGTGGACTCCGCCGGAGCGCTCGTTTCGGTACGTAGACGAACGCACTGTGTTGCGCACCGGTGCTGTGAGAAAGGTCAGGAGTGCGTGGATGCGAAAGGCAGTCCACAGGTCTTCGCCGAAAGACCGGCTGTATGTttgctgcagtgctgcaagAGAAATACCGTACCAAAGAATCCCCACTGCAGACGCCGCCAGCGCTCCAGGAAAAAATGAGAGCACGCCATAATGCTTTGCGCTGAGCACGATGCAGTCCAGTAAACCCGAGTACCCTCGCTGCTCTAGCTTGTTGTAACGAGAACCACCACCATTCATGCGATGAGCAACTGTCCGCACAAACGTTTTGGTGTATCCGAATAAAAAGCCGCCAAGTAGGCCACCGGCGGTGCCGCCCGCCGCAAACAAGTACCCAAAGTACAACGCTgcatgcggcgctgcgagcAGCATGGGCTGTGAGGGGCTCCCAAGCATACCCCTGTACCGCTTTACGCAGTAGTCCCCCAGACTCGTCGCGCGCGGCAAATGACGCACATCGACAGACTTCACAAAGTCACGGTAGGGGTACAGTGCCACTATGGTGAAGAGGCTACTGCCGTACGCCAAGACCCCCGTGAGCACGGAAGACATGGCCCTCTCCAGCACTTCTCCCTCCCGAGGGCTAAGGCCCAAgcccacggcggcggtgtttAATACGAATGTGGAAAGGCCAAAGAGCAGAGCACTATGAACGGAAAGCTGACGAGGGCTAAGCTCAGGAATACCTCGCGCAGTTGCACCAAGTCtcaagaggggaaaaggcacAAGAAACGAAAGCCAAAGGAAGTACTAGCGGTGAAAGAGACGCTCAGATCAGTGCAGAATGAAGAAGGTACAACAGCCGAGCTCTCAAGACGACTGAAGATACTCGAGCGATCGTTGTTGCCGAACAAAGCAACGGGCGTTCTGACcgggaggacgacgaggatgtgAACTACTTAGCATGTTGGCTATGTGCCGCACACACTCTATAACAACTTCACTGATTTACCTAGTGAGTTTACGGCTCACTAATTTCTGCTCTAAGGAAGTCTGAGAAAAACAATATGTGGACAAAAACCCTTTTATGCTATGGCAGTTATAGTAAATCTATCTTCACACGCTCCTTCGCCGACACATGGGCGCAACGTAATTGCTGATGACGTAAGgccaaaaacaaaaaacctATGCTGTGAGAAAGGGTTTCCGAGCAGTTAAATCAGCAGAGCACAAACCAACATCTGAGATTAGGACAGCTGTCATGTACGAAAATACGATACTGAAACTCACGGCGTCTGCACTCGCAGTTGGCCCATATCAAAAATAAAAAAGTGCTCGCGTGTATCGCATGAGGTTTTTTTGTGACTTTAGTGGCTGCACGATTGCTTCCATTTGAAGGATAGCTGTCCCTTGCTCTCATACCGGTTGAAAAACGGATTCATTGGGTGCCAGATTGAGACTCTGTCGCAGACCCAATCTTCCCGGAACCTGAAGCTGATCTGCGTTGAAGAGCTCCCACTGGTCAATTTCGACCAATGTAAAAGCACTAACAGCCTGTTTGATGTGCCGCGACAACTTGATGttgtgatgcagcagctgatccTGGGAGAGCCAAAGTCCTCGATTTGGCAAACTACAAACGAATGGATTTTTTGTGACGGCGCCGGTCAGTGCATTCATTCCAAGTGGTAGTTCATCTGAAACTGTCAACCCACCGGCAGAGTTAATGTCTCCTTTGATTGCTTTGCGAAGCAATGGGTGTAATTTAGCCGCCTCAATGGTCTCCACATCACCAAATCCAACGATACTAGCTGTGAGGCTGATGACAATCGTCTCGTTCCCCTCCTTCAGCTGAAGGTAGCCTGATTCTAGGCCTGGGTGATTCTTACGAAGCCAAAACGGAGAGGAAAACTTGAGatccgccgcggcagcctgAAGATTATCGACAACCTCCTCGCGGGCAAAAAACAAACCACTATGCCCGCAGCGGGGAAAGACAGGTGTCCTCCCACCTATGTTTGTACCCTCAGGCAGCGCCTTCTCAAGGAAAAACGCACGAGGCTCGAAATCATCGGCCGAATCACCAGAGTTGATAAAATGAGATGGAAGGGGAAGTGTGAAGCGCGTTGGGGTATCGCCTTCTTGAGACGCCTGCACTGTCCATGCAGGAACAAAGCGCTGCATCGTCGCGTTCTTCGCAAATTGATCGTAAGAGGTGCGGTCATGCCTATGTAGCTGAGTCAACAGAGCTACCGCGTTGTGACTTTGAAATACCAAATTGCCGGAACAAGCGTTACACAATCTACCAAGCTGTTGACTAGGCGTCAAGGTCTTGGCTGCCAGTGCTTTGCGCCGATACGACATCACCGGGTGGTTTTCAAAAACCTAGTGAAACCAATCGAAAAAACGTATATGAACGTCTCGAACTGGAAAGCCTGAGACCATGTCAATGCTCCACCTTGGTACTTCTCCGCATCGCAAAGGCACTTTACACAGATCCAAGAAGAGACATAGAAGAGAGTGAATGTAGTAGCAGAAAGGTAGATAGTGGCAGTGGCATTATGTTACTTCCATTCAAGGAGAACCTTGGGAGTGAGCAGTGTGCACGTTATATGTAGCAAACAAAGACACCCTTTAAGCTAATGGGCTTGCAGTGCGTGTGAATTGTGAACTTGAGTATTCGATAACTTTTTTGGATGGAAAGGGAAAACGTCGAGCGGGTGTGCAAAGCGAGTAGAAAAGGGTATTAAGAGACAACGCAGCAAAGAAACAAAGTCACAGAAGCCATGGAAATATGATAAATGTAGGGATTAAATGAATGAAGAAACACGAAGCAGCAAGGTTAACATCATCTTTCTGACTTGTGCGTTCGACACTCGTTGCTTACATGTGAGTTTGGCAACTGCAGCACACCCTGAACTCTGCTTTCTAGCTCTAACATAACCGCTTCCACATCAAGCCCAGGAAGGGATTCAAGAGCATCACCAACGATCCTCAGGACACTTTTGCATTGCAGCGCAAGCACCCTCTGTTGCATTTCCGCATGAACACAACGATCCTGTTGTAAATCCATTTCCTTGTTCATGCGATTCGTTAGATCCATTTGCTGCAGGCGCAAAAGATCCTCAGCACGGTAAAGTCGTGTGtcgcgctcctgctgctcggcaAGAAGGTGATTCAGATACGTTGCACTTGCGCGAAAAAAGCTGCTCAGGAGACTCTGTCTCTCGTCTCGCTCAGCATCGAGTAGATTGGTGCGTGCAGCACACTCGTCTCTTTCCAAAAAGGTATCATGCTTCGTGTAACTGGTCTTGAGGTTCATATCGCACTCTTGCACTAGCACAAACTTATTCCTGACCGGTACACCATTGCGAAGTTTAGTCACTGAGTCCTCCACATCGTGGCTGTACTGCAGCTCGGTCGGCACAGTCTTATTCGACGCTGCCAGCCCTGCTTCAAGCAGGGCCTTGCTCGTATGGAACGCGTTGACATCTGCGCAGTGCTgattctccctcccctcaaGACTGGTCGCAAGCTCGGCACAGACCCTCTCGCACCGCTCACTCATACGAAGTCGTGACTCCATCCCTGCTGTAAGTGCGTCCAAGTGCCGCTTGTGATCTATCAAGGTATCTTCGATATCGTTTTTTCTAACATCGAGCAAGCGGCCTAGTTGCTTAGCATTCTTGCTCTCTGCCTGTAGTTTGCCTTCCAAAAAGGCAATGTACTTCCTCAGCTCGACATTGGTAGACACTTCTTCTCTCAGCTGCTGGTGAAGCGATCTCGCTTGTTGCTTTTTGTGCTCACAGTACCGTTTCACAAGCCTCTCCAGCTCGCCATGTTTTGCAGCGTAGTCCAGGCCAGTCATTCCTGTCTTAGTAGAGGAGTCCGGAGAAACTCGAAAGGCTAAAGCGCGAGAAGACAGCGCTAGAGTTGCTGCTTAAGGGAACGGATAAATCAGACCtttgaaagaaaaaaaagaaaaataaagagggagagaagaggggcgaggaggatCGATAGTGAGACACTTTCCGTACATGGGAAGCAGCATATGAAAGAGATGTTATTATACTAGGAAGTTGCTTGCCTTGGTATTCGCATaattttttcttttttgctccCCAGATGAGCGAAAGTGACAATTgcacacaagagaaaaggTGTTGGCTATCGCAAAGAGCTGAGGATGCTCTATGGTCTCAGAAACCCCTTATAAAAAATGGATAGGTTTCGAAAGGTTGGCTACCTACTTTTCCCAGATCTATCTtaaacagaggaagagatgtTCACAACTCGCGTGCGCAgaacgaagagaaaacgaaatgAAATACCCCATAAATAGCTGTTGGGGAGATCGGGCAATCAACTTTGATGTATTGTGCGAAGGGTGTTGTTCTCGAAAGCCACAACCGGAAGAGAAATCAAGCTGTAGAGTATCAATGATAGATAATACTGGGTACGAAAACTACCTGAAGCTGTGCTTCTGCTTGACGATTGCAAGTACTTCAACGCATTGtagaacaaaaaaaaaagctgtGTTGCCCACGAAATCCAAAATATATCAAACCGCAAGAGAAACTCTAGAgatatttttcttttttgaTCATTATTTCTCGAAAGCAGAAAAATCTATggcaaagggggaaaaggccAAGATTACCTTACTGTTGCTCAGTAGTACCTGTAGCGCTGCGCTTTTTGGGGTGCCGTAAAGGACCTTCAGTGAGGTTAAGTCTTTCCATGAAAACAGCTTCAGCCTTTGGTTGAGCTGAATCAACAAACATTGAGATACTCTTTTTCAGCATTGTGTTTTGCTGTCGCAACATCTGCAACTCCGTTTCCTGTGACATAGCCAGCTCCATGACCCGCTTGAGCTCGTCAGCCACCTTGCTGTGAGCTTCCCTACGAACACACCGGAGAGCATCGTGAAGCTTGTTGTACTTTTCAACGATGATGTCGCGATCGCGAATAAGATCATCTCGCTCAGCCAAAAGTTCTTTGAGAGTTGAGGCGTCGCTTGCACAACGAGTCTTAAGCTCATCCAATGTGCTGCGCAGCTTTGCATTTTGCTCTTTTGCTGCCACACTTACGTTTTCTACTTCCTTTCTAGCTTTACTTTCCGCAtgaagcagcacctcgcacTTTTCGCACTTCTCAACATATGTGTTGAGTTTCATTTTCAAGCTCTCAGCCTCCCTTCGCTTTTCAGACAATAGGAGAGAAAACTTAGAGTCCTGGCAGCCAAGGCGCTCCTGTAGCTGTGCCACCTGCAGTGCCAAGGCAGAGTTGGATTGTGCTGCCTCCATGTTGACAGCTTCCAACTCCTCATATCTCCTTTTAGAAAAGTCCAATGATGTGGAGAAATTCTCAACTTTTGCTTTCAGTGCCTGCAATTCTGCTTCTGTAATTTCCAACGTCTTCGTTTGTGCGCGAAGTTCACCCTCCAGGTCACCGACATTTACCTCTAAGGCAGTAATCCGCACAGCAGCTTCTTGCTCTTTCTGATCGGCAGCGACGATATCGTGCTTCAGAGATTCGTTCGATACTTGAAGTCGTTCGTTTTCTTCACGCATCTGATTGAGATTTGTGCTTAAGAGTTCGTCGAGCTCCCCCAGCTCTTGTCTCATGGCCTCCACTTGGCCCCTCAGCCAAACGTTCTCCTTTGAAAATGTGTCACGTTCAAGTATGGCTTCTTTGAGATGCGCCGCGCTTTGACTGAGCTGACTTTCAAGCATCGACAACGTCTTGCGTTGCTCGATTACTGTCTGCTCACTGATATAACAACGATTAGAAAGTGCGTTTATCTGCTCTGCTGTTTTTGCTGCGTTCAGTTTATTTTGCCGAAGGTGCTCTTCGGCCTGCTCAAGAGCCCGATACCTATCAGATA
This DNA window, taken from Leishmania panamensis strain MHOM/PA/94/PSC-1 chromosome 34 sequence, encodes the following:
- a CDS encoding hypothetical protein (TriTrypDB/GeneDB-style sysID: LpmP.34.0130), with translation MSSVLTGVLAYGSSLFTIVALYPYRDFVKSVDVRHLPRATSLGDYCVKRYRGMLGSPSQPMLLAAPHAALYFGYLFAAGGTAGGLLGGFLFGYTKTFVRTVAHRMNGGGSRYNKLEQRGYSGLLDCIVLSAKHYGVLSFFPGALAASAVGILWYGISLAALQQTYSRSFGEDLWTAFRIHALLTFLTAPVRNTVRSSTYRNERSGGVHTLRDYVAAEAAVFREAGGVFRSMAREEGLRFFFNGALRTTFKSSVPFAVTYALFKAIGGSIGLPTNGTYRGVHTGRHFSRRG
- a CDS encoding hypothetical protein (TriTrypDB/GeneDB-style sysID: LpmP.34.0140), giving the protein MQRFVPAWTVQASQEGDTPTRFTLPLPSHFINSGDSADDFEPRAFFLEKALPEGTNIGGRTPVFPRCGHSGLFFAREEVVDNLQAAAADLKFSSPFWLRKNHPGLESGYLQLKEGNETIVISLTASIVGFGDVETIEAAKLHPLLRKAIKGDINSAGGLTVSDELPLGMNALTGAVTKNPFVCSLPNRGLWLSQDQLLHHNIKLSRHIKQAVSAFTLVEIDQWELFNADQLQVPGRLGLRQSLNLAPNESVFQPV
- a CDS encoding hypothetical protein (TriTrypDB/GeneDB-style sysID: LpmP.34.0150): MTGLDYAAKHGELERLVKRYCEHKKQQARSLHQQLREEVSTNVELRKYIAFLEGKLQAESKNAKQLGRLLDVRKNDIEDTLIDHKRHLDALTAGMESRLRMSERCERVCAELATSLEGRENQHCADVNAFHTSKALLEAGLAASNKTVPTELQYSHDVEDSVTKLRNGVPVRNKFVLVQECDMNLKTSYTKHDTFLERDECAARTNLLDAERDERQSLLSSFFRASATYLNHLLAEQQERDTRLYRAEDLLRLQQMDLTNRMNKEMDLQQDRCVHAEMQQRVLALQCKSVLRIVGDALESLPGLDVEAVMLELESRVQGVLQLPNSHVSNECRTHKSER